TAGGAACTTTGGGACCACGGTGAAGGCACTTCACGACTCCGCGAACAACCTGATGATAATCGTTACAGGTTCTTCTTCCCTCCCATTGAAGCTCGACCCTGACCTAACACGCCGCGCCAAGAAGCTCAGAGTACCACCGCTCACTTTCACTGAGTACCTCCTCCTGAAGAAGGGAGTTCACATTCCGGAGAAGTTAAGTGATGCCCTGAAAGACGCTTTTCTTACCTGTAATTTTACCGGAATCGAAAGCATACTGGGCGACGTTCTCCTGAAGTTCAGCGAGAAGGATGTTGAAGACTATCTCGTTCATGGTTCTCTGCCCATCTACCTGAACTCCGAAAATCCCCTGGAGGATGCTTATGAGATTCTCCGGAAAATCATCGAAGTTGACCTCAGATACGAGGGGCTGAGTGAAACAACCCGCGAGAAGGCCCTCGGCCTGCTCCTCCTGATGGCTTCCGGGGAGAGCCTGACCTATGACACAATCACATCAACGCTTGGAGTATCCAGGGATGCCGTGGCCAAACTCCTGGAGAAGCTCGAAGACCTTGAAGTGATATTCCCCGTCAGGGCCTACGGCTCTATAGGCAAGGTCGCAAGAAAGACTCCCAAATACAAGTTCCTCGCCTCAATACTCAGAAGCGCGGTGCTCTATGAATTTGGCCTCTTTGAGAGGGACAGTAAGACAATGGGCATGCTCCTTGAGGACGTGGTGGCGTTCTACCTGCACATCTTGGCAAGGGAAAAGCGACTCCGCCTTCACTACGATGCCCAGAAGGGAGGGGCCGACTTCATCTTAAGTGGAAGGAAAATAGGCGTTGTCGTTGAAGTTGGATGGGGGAAGAAGGGAATTAGACAGGTTCTCAGAACTATGAAAAAGACCGACCTGAACTGTGGTGTGGTCGTCCATAACGGAAAGCTCGAAAACAAAAATGGCGTGTGGTTTGTCCCCCGTGAACTGTTCCTCCTGATGCTTTGAGCTTTTTCGTAGTTCCCTTTATCAACCTGTATGAGAGGAGGCTAGTGTTGCTAAGATTTGGTTAAGTCCCGCAATCCTATATACATCTTTGGACACCCCCATAATGGGGGACCTCTCATTTCTCCGAGAAATTGCCCACTGGAGTAAACCTCCAGAGGGAGGGGGCGGGGCCCCCAATACTCTAAAAAAGGAGGGTGCAGGGGCGAAGCCCTGCATTCCACCATATCAAGATGAACGATTGTGCAGTATCGTAAGTTCCACCCCCTGTAACTAGTTACACCCCTTTAACTTCTTTCTGAAAATTTTATTGAGATCCTGACTGGACTAGTCAGTAACCGGAGAAAATTACTGACCAGAGATGACCCAGAGAAAGGTTTATAAGTCAACCCCCGCAATGCCCACCAGTGATTAAAAACCACCTTTCTCGGAGGTGTTCGCAGTGGAAGCCAAGTTCGAGATACCCGTATGCACATCATGCGGAAAGGAGATAACCCCAAGGGAGCACGCCACTCACTTCGTCTGCCCGAACTGTGGCGAGGAGATAATCTGGCGCTGCGAAAGCTGCAGGGTCCTAAGCGTCCCCTACAAGTGCCCCAAGTGCGGCTGGGAGGGGCCGTGAAAGTTAGGAGGTGAAAAGAATGGCTGACTTCAACCTTGTTGGCGTTATAAAGGTCATGCCGACCGACCCCGAGGTCAACCTCGACGAGCTCGAGGAGAAGCTCAAGGCCGTCATCCCCGAGAAGTTCGGCCTCGCCAAGGTCGAGCGCGAGCCGATCGCCTTCGGTCTCGTCGCCCTCAAGTTCTACGTTCTCGGAAAGGACGCCGAGGGCTACTCCTACGACGAGGTTACCGAGCTCTTCAGGCAGGTCGAGAACGTCGAGAGCGCGGAAGTTGAGACCGTTTCGAGGATCTGAGGGCTCCGCCCTCTTTTTGACATTAATTCCCACTCAACTGTTCTGTTAAACTCCTAAAAGAGAAAGAGTAGGATTCAGAGCCCCAAGCTCAAACTCAGCTTCGGCCTCTTCCACTCGTCCAGAACCGAGCGAAGCTCCTCGTTCTCCACCTTGGAGTAGAGCTCGTCAAAGCGCTCCTTGGCCTCCTCATCTCCAGCCTTCCACCGCGCCAGCTCCGCGATAGCCCTGAAGAAGTAAGCGGTGTCGTCCTCGAAGAGTTCCGCAAAGGACTCCATGTTCTCCGCGACAACGCCGTAGGAACCCTCGTTGAAGAGCCCCTCGATGAAATCAACCAGCGTGTCGAAGACCAGGCCAAAAATATCGTCGCTTACATTGATAGCCTTGACGAGAGCGTCCCGTATAGCTCTGAAGGCCTTCTCGTACTCCTCCCTTCCGGCGAATATCTCCGCCTCCACCAGCCTGGCGTTTATCTCAATCTCGTCCTCCCTAGGGCTCCTGAGAACCTCGTTTATCAGCGCCTCGGCCGCGTCATAGTCTCCGAGCTCGTACCTGAAGTGCGCCAGATCGAGGAGGCTTATCATGTGGTTCTTCTCATCGCCGAGCCTCTCGAAGATGTCCCTAGCGCGCTCCATCAGCTCTATCGCCCTCTCTGTGTTGCCCATCTCGTCGTAGTTCACAGCCATGTTAGCCAGCGTGAGCGCTATCTCCCTCTCGTTCTTGAGAACATCCTCCTCGAGCCTGAGCAGCTCCTCGTAGGTCTCTATCGCCTTCTCAGGCATGCCGAAGTGCTCGTAGGCGTCGGCCAGGTAATAGAGAGCAGTCGCGTACTCCTCGGGCTCGGCCTTCTTGGCCTCGGCCACTTTCCTGTAAAGGCCTATTCCGGCCTCGATGTCGTCTAGATGGGCGTAAACGTGGGCAATCTCGTGGAGCAGGTCGTAAGGGTCTTCGCACTCAACCGATACTTCCCCGAGCCGCTCGAGTTCCCTTTTAAGTTCCTCCTCGCTCTCGATTGAATCAATGTAATCATCAAAGAGCTCCAGCAGTTTCTCACAGTTCTTCTCGGCTAGGGCATTCTCCCATTCGACTTTAACGTCGGCCATTTCTTATCACCGGACTTCGGTTGGCTGGACGAGTTAAAAAGGTATGGTTGTCGGAAGCTGTGTTTTATAGTCAAATATTGATTTGGCATTTTGTATTGATGACAATCATTTGTCGATACTTGTTTTAATGGCTCCCTGCGTTGTCAGTTTGTCTGTCTAATTATCAACGAATATCTGTCAAATCTGTCATTTAGCACCAAATTGTGGGGGAATTTCGCAGGGCTGACTATTAGTTCAAGGGGAATGGTTATATCCTGCGTTTGTTTCCCTTGTTATTGGATAAATTATCCAGGTGAGCAGTATGGAGATAGTGAAAAAGGATGTAATCCATGAGTACGCGGGCTGGAGCAGTCTGGATGTTCTGGAGAACGCAAACCGCTATCCCGGTCCGACCGGCTTCTTCGCCTACGTGATGGAGGAGGCATTGAAGGAGAGCATCTCGCTCGTCCCAAAGGAGGGCAGGGAGGCCCACTTCTCGGGTGACGTTTACATCCACAAGCTCCCCTACAGCCTCTACATTCCCTACTGCACCGGCCACAGCACGGCGCGGCTCCTTGAGACGGGGCTGAAAACGCCGACGATAGTTTCTCGGCCTGCCAGGCACTTCGACACCTACGTTGACCACATTGCGAACTACCTCATAACGATGCAGCACTACTTCAGCGGCGCCCAAGCCCTGAGCTCGGTCGAATGGTACGCCGGGCCCTTCATCAGGAGAGAAAACTTCGACAGGCGTAAAATCAGACAGCAGATTCAGCGATTGGTTTACAACCTCAACTACCCGAGCAGGGTTGGAATGCAGACGCCTTTCACAAACTTCACCGTAACTTTAGACGCTCCGAAGAAGATGCTCGAAGGGGACCACGCGGTCTACGCTGGAGAGAAAGTCGAAGCACTCGGCGAGTACGAGAGGGAAGCGAAGGAGTTCCTTATCGCTCTAACCGAAATCCTCCGCGAGGGCGATGCACTTCGCCAGCCATTCACCTTCCCTATTCCGACGCTGATGGTTACAGCCAAGATGCTCTGGGACGACCCGGAGGTCTTTGAGGCTGTTTTTAAGACCGCTTCAAAGCGCGGGAGCTTCTACTGGTTGAACACGAACGTCGTAGACCCAGACGCGAGCTACGCGATGTGCTGCCGCCTAAATATCGACAAAAGTGAGTTTATGTACGCTTTTGGCTTCAATGCAGAAGATACCAAAGAGCAGTGGCTTAAAGAAGTTGAGAGGGGGCGCTTCGGTGGGCTCTGGGCGATGCCCGACGTCACCGGCTCGGTGAACGTCACCACCGTGAACCTCCCGAGGCTGGCTTTAAAGGCCAACGGCGATGACGATAAGTTCTGGGAGGAGTACGAGAAGGTTCTTGACGTTGTTAGAGCCACAACCGACTGGTTCAGGGAGCGCTACGTGAGGCTGATTACCTCTTACAGGCACATGTACAGCATGATTCACACCTACCTGAAGGAGTTCCCGGGCAGCCACTTCAACACCGTCGGAATCCTCGGCCTTCCCGAAGCTGCTTCGATTTACCTCAACGAGCCCAACCTCTGGGAAGAAGGCTCAAGAAGGGAGTGGATGAAAGCGGCGGAGCTGATGAAGGAGATGGTCGAGTTCGCGACGACAAAGGCGAGGGAGTGGATGCGCGAGAGCGGGACGCCCTGGAACGTTGAGGAAGTACCCGGTGAGAGCGCCGCGGCGAAGCTCGCTATAAAAGACCTGCATGAGTTCCGGGAGCTTGAAGGGTACCTCAGCGATCCGGAGAACCCTATTTACTCGACTAGCATAGCGCCCTACTACGGTTCCCTCGAACTGGCCGACAGGATAAGGGTCGAGGAAAAGGTTCAGAGGAGCTTCACGGGTGGAGTTATGATGCACATCTTCCTCGGCGAGGAGCCGGATCCGGAGGCGTTAGCCAAGCTCACGAAGAGGCTCATGAGGACGGAGCTCGTCTACTGGAGCTACACCCCAGCGGTTACTGTCTGCAACGAGTGTGGACACTCGACGACCGGTCTGCACACCCACTGCCCGCGCTGTGGAAGCGAGAACGTTGAGGTCTGGAGCAGGATAATTGGATATTACAGACCGCTCAAGAACTGGAACCCCTTCAGGAAGAAGGAGTTCTGGACGAGGAGGCACTACTCCTCATGATTTCTTTTCTGGGGTGGTCCTATGCTCACGAGCGGCTGGAAGAGCGTCAGCATGGTGGACGTCCACGGCAGGGTAACCTTCACGCTCTGGCTCTGCAGGTGCAACCTTAAATGTCCGTTTTGTCACAACTGGCGTATAGCGGAAGGCCTTGACTGCTTCACCCTCGATAGAAAAGCCCTTCTTGACGAGCTTGAAGCGAGTTCCTTCCTAGTGGACTACTTCCACGTCACCGGAGGGGAGCCACTGATGCAGTGGAGGGAGCTGAGTTCGCTCTTCGCTGAGGTGAAGCTCCTCGACGTGCCGGTGAGTTTGAACACGAACCTAACCCTCATTGGTCCGCTGGAGAGGTTTTTAAAGGCCGGCCTCGTTGACCACATAGCGACGGACCTTAAAGCACCGCCCGAACTCTACGGTCTCCCCGAAAAGCCCGCAAAAAAGCTCTGGGAGCTCTTCCTGAGGGGCCTTGATGTGGTTTCCGACTACGGGGTTCCGCTGGAGCTGAGGATTCCTGTGGCGAAGGGCCTAAACGCGTGGCCCTACGTCGAAGAGGGGATCAAAAGGGCCAGCACTAACTTCTACGTCGTCCTGAACCCTCTCGTGGGAAAACCTCTGACCAACCCGAGGGACGAGGAGTGGTGTTCCGCCCACTGCTGGCCGGACGGAGAGGTCAAGGAACTCAAGAGAAAACTCGAAGAGCTCGGCGTCGAGGTTCACGTGAATCAGTTTTTCGAGTTCCCCAGTGGACATACGGGCGGAAAAATTCCCGGCCGGGCTTAACCGGCCCTCTCTTGACTTCCTTAGCCATTATAATGTCCTCATTACTCCCAGAAGCTGACCGAAAATTTTATAAATAACCTAAAGGAACCATAAACCGGAAACACTAATTGTAACTAAAACTCCTCCGTCGACAAAAACAAAAAAGGGCGGAGGTGAGCGGAGATGGCCCAGCTCGCTGGACAGCCGGTTGTTATTCTGCCTGAGGGAACCCAGAGGTACGTTGGAAGGGATGCCCAGAGGCTTAACATTCTGGCTGCTAGGATTATTGCTGAAACCGTCAGGACCACCCTCGGTCCGAAGGGCATGGATAAAATGCTCGTCGACAGCCTCGGAGACATCGTCATCACCAACGACGGTGCCACCATCCTCGACGAGATGGACATCCAGCACCCGGCTGCCAAGATGATGGTTGAGGTTGCCAAGACCCAGGACAAGGAGGCCGGTGATGGAACCACTACCGCCGTCGTTATCGCTGGCGAGCTCCTCAGGAAGGCCGAGGAGCTCCTCGACCAGAACATCCACCCGAGCATAGTCATCAAGGGTTACGCCCTGGCCGCCGAGAAGGCCCAGGAGATACTCGATGAGATAGCCAAGGACGTCGACGTTGATGACGTTGAGATGCTCAAGAAGGCCGCCGTCACCGCCATTACCGGAAAGGCCGCCGAGGAGGAGCGCGAGTACCTCGCCAACATCGCCGTCGAGGCCGTCAAGCAGGTCGCCGAGAAGGTCGACGGCACCTACAAGGTCGACCTCGACAACATCAAGTTCGAGAAGAAGGAGGGCGGCAGCGTCAAGGACACCAGGCTCATAAGGGGCGTCGTCATCGACAAGGAGGTCGTTCACCCAGGCATGCCGAAGAGGATTGAGAACGCCAAGATCGCGCTCATCAACGAGGCCCTCGAGGTCAAGGAGACCGAGACCGACGCCGAGATCAGGATCACCAGCCCGGAGCAGCTCCAGGCCTTCCTCGAGCAGGAGGAGAAGATGCTCCGCGAGATGGTCGAGAAGATCAAGGAGGTCGGCGCCAACGTCGTCTTCGTCCAGAAGGGTATCGACGACCTCGCCCAGCACTACCTCGCCAAGTATGGCATAATGGCCGTTAGGAGGGTCAAGAAGAGCGACATGGAGAAGCTCGCCAAGGCCACCGGCGCCAAGATCGTCACCAACGTCCGCGACCTCACCAGCGAGGACCTCGGTGAGGCCGAGCTCGTCGAGCAGAGGAAGGTCGCCGGCGAGAACATGATCTTCGTTGAGGGCTGCAAGAACCCGAAGGCGGTCACCATACTCATCAGGGGCGGTACCGAGCACGTCGTCGACGAGGTCGAGAGGGCTCTCGAGGATGCCGTCAAGGTCGTCAAGGACATCGTCGAGGACGGCAAGATACTCGCCGCCGGCGGTGCTCCTGAGATTGAGCTCAGCATCAAGCTCGACGAGTACGCTAAGGAGGTCGGCGGCAAGGAGGCTCTCGCCATCGAGAACTTCGCTGAGGCCCTCAAGGTCATACCGAGGACCCTGGCAGAGAACGCCGGTCTCGACCCGATCGAGACCCTCGTGAAGGTCATAGCAGCGCACAAGGAGAAGGGACCGACCATCGGCGTCGACGTCTTCGAGGGCGAGCCGGCCGACATGATGGAGCGCGGCGTTATAGCGCCGGTCAGGGTCACCAAGCAGGCCATCAAGAGTGCCAGCGAGGCTGCCATAATGATCCTCAGGATCGACGACGTCATCGCCGCCAGCAAGCTCGAGAAGGAGAAGGAAGGCAAGGGCGGAAGCGAGGACTTCGGTAGCGACCTTGACTGAAGGCGCTGGATTTAGCTCTCTTAACTTTTCTCATTCCTAATTCTCCAAGCTTTTAGGTTCCTGTGACCCCATAACAACAGTTTTTTAAACGAGGTTTCCTCTTCTGGATGACCAAACTGGAATTGGAGGGAGTCCTTGTGAGGGTCATAGGCGTCGACCCTGGAACCAAGAGCTTCGATGTCATAGGCCTTGAGGACGGAAGGATAAAGCTTGATTTAACCTTTCCGAGCGAGGTTGTTGCGGAGGATCCAGGAAGGATAGTAAAGGCCATCGAGGACTTCAACGCCGAGGTCATAATCGGTCCCTCTGGCTACGGGGTTCCGCTGAAGCACATAAGCGAGCTGACCGAGAGGGACCGCTTCGAGATGACGCTCGTGAGAGAGGAGGAAATGAAGGAAATCCCCGTTCTCCTCGGCCTCCAGGAGATGGTCGGCCAGATGGCCGAGAAGGGCATGAACGTCTGGTTTATTCCTGGGGTCATTCACCTTCCGACCGTCCCGGAGTGGAGGAAGTACAACAAGGTGGACATGGGGACGGCGGACAAGATGGCGATAACCGTGCTCGGCATCTACGACCAGGCGAAGAGGCTTGGACTTGAGTGCAGCGAGGTTTCCTTCGTCCTCCTCGAGGTGGGCTTCGGCTACAACTACGCGGGGGCGGTGAAGAGAGGAAAAATCGTTGACGGCATCGGCGGGACGATATTCCCCGGCCCGGCGTACGTGAACAGCGGTGCCCTCGACGGAGAGGTCGCCTACCTGATGGGAAGGATAAAGAAGTGGCACCTCTTCTGGGGAGGGGCAACGGTGATAGCGGCCAACGAGATACTCCCGCCTGAGGAGTTCGCCAAGCGGCTCGACGAGAAGCCCTTTTCAAAGGCCTGGGAGGCTATGAAGGACGGCTTCATTAAAGCTGTTGCCTCAGAACTTGCCGTCGTTGGGAAGGCCAGGGAGATAATCCTCTCCGGCCGGTTGATGCGCATAGACGAGCTGAGGAAGGACGTGGAGGATACCTTCGAGGAGCTCTTTGAGATTTCGATCGTCAGGCAGAGGGGCCTTGAGGGCAGGGCCAAAGAGGCCGCCCAGGGAAGCGCCATAATCGGCGACGGCCTCGCTGGAGGTCAGTTCAGGGAGCTCGTGGAGCACGTGGAGATAAAGAAGAGCCGTGGAAGCGTCCTCGATTACGTAAAGCTCCCGCTCGATGTTTAAGGTGACTGGTGGGCGTTCTCTATCTTTTCAACCTCTTCCCCCAGCCTCTTGAGCTTCCCCTTGAAGCGCCTTACCTGGGAGTTGGCAATTCCAACTATTCTCTCGATGTAGGCCTCATCGACCCAGAGCTCCCCATCGGTACCGAGCGGAACGTCCATCCTCTCGGTGGAGCGTATCTCAACGAGGAGCTTCTTGTGGCTCACGCTCTTGATGTTCGAGTACTTGAAGCCCAGGCCGATGGCGAGGTTGAGCAGTTTTACAGCGTCCTCCATGGTTCTCGCCCCGACGTGAAGAATCGGGCTCCTGATCAGGAACCAGAGCTGGCCCTTTTCGTGTCTCCCGATAGCCTCAAGGACTTCCTCGACTTTGACGGTTCTGTGCCACTTGCCGAGCCAGACCGAGTTCACCTTGTCTCCGAAGTGGGGCATCTCCATGACCGAAATCCTGCCCGAGCACGAGGAGGTGGTGAAGTAGTTCTCAAGGGAGTTTATTTTATCGAGCAGTGGGATTATGTCATCATCCACCTTGCCCTCGGCTAAGGCCCGCCTGAGGCCTTCCATCGCCCTCGCCTTCTGCTCATCGAAGTTCTTGGTGTAGAGGAACATCCATCACACCCCCAGTTTTCTGGCATCGACCACAGTCTCCCTCTCACCCACAAACTCCACCAGCCGTTTATAAGTTGGATGGGCACTCAAAGTCGAGGAATCGCCTATCAAAATCAGCTTCCTCTTAGCCCTCGTCAGCGAGACGTTCAAGCGCCTCAAATCCTTCAGGAATCCCAGCTCGCCCTTCCCGTTGGAGCGGACGAAGGACAGGAGGATTACCTCCTTTTCCCTCCCCTGGTATCCATCCACAGTCTTCACCTCGACTTCCTCCGGCAGGAGCGAGCGTATCAGGTCGCGCTGGTCGTCGTAGGGGGTAATCACTCCAATCCACTCGGGCTTAACCCCGAGCTTTAACAGCCTCTCAACTGTTTCCTTAACCAGCCTCGCCTCGAGCGGGTTCTCCCTGCTCTCGCTCCCATAGCGCTGCCTCTCGAAGCGGTCTTCCCTCCCAGAGGTGTCCACGAAGACCAGGACGTTATCTGGCCTGAGGACTTCGTCCCATGAACCATTGCGCGTGGGGCTTTTAACCCCGAGGTCTGCGAGGGTTATCGCCCTAATGCTCTCATCCGCTTCTATTCTACCGCCGTAGAACTCCCTGCTCGGGAACTCCATCAGGCGTTCGTTCATTCTGTACTGGACTGTGAGCATCTCGCTCTTCCTGGGATAGCGCTCAATCAGGCCCTCGAAGAGCGTATTGCCTAACTCCTTCGCCTTCTCGCTGAGTATCGTCGGGGGCAGCTGCTTGTGGTCTCCGGCCAAAACGAACCGCCTCGCGCGGTTGATGGGTATGAGGACGCTTGGGATGGTTGCCTGGGTGGCCTCGTCTATTACCGCGACATCGTATGAGCCGTAGTCAACGACATCCAGTCCAGCCGAGGAGTTCGTCGTCAAGACAACGTCCGCCTCTCGGATGATTTCCCTCGCGATTCTCTCCTCAAGCTTTCTGGCATCGTCGAAGGTCTTCTGAACCTGCCGGTTGATTTTTATCCACTCCGCCATCTCCCTGATCAGCCTTGCCGGAACGCCCCTCGTCCCGATGCCCTTTGAGGCCAGCCTGAGGATCTCCTTGTCGCTCAGCCCGCGCCTGTACTTCGGCGAGGGCTTAGTGAACGTGTCGCGCTTTTCCGCTAAATTCTGGCCAATAACCCTCAGATCTCTCAGCTCACCGTAGAGCTCATGCTGAGTTATGAGGTAAGCTAGAGTCGTCTCGTGGAGGCTCTTTGAGACCCTGCTCGGGTGGCCAACGCGGACGACCTTCAAACCGGAGTCAACGAGTCTCTCCACGAGGTTGTCCACGGCAACGTTGCTCTCCGCCGTTGCCAGAACCCTGTTGCCCCTCTCCACCTCCTGCCTTGTCAGCTCGGCCAGAGTTCTCGTCTTGCCTGTTCCAAACGGACCGTGGATAAGGAAGAAGTCAGGGCTTCCAAGGGCTTTGGCAACCGCCTTCCTCTGGCTCCCGTTCAGACTCCTATCAAAGGGCGTGAACTCAAGGGCCTCACTTTCTTCCGGCTCCCTCAGACCGAGGTAGAGCTCCAGAGCCTTCCTCCCGCTCTCACGAAGGGCCTCAAGGTTCTCAAGCCAGCGCTTGAAGGTTATGTCGTTGGCGTAGAGGTCGATGCGAGCACCCTTTAATGCCCACTCCGGAACGGTTTCAAGGGCGACCGTTATGAACCGCTTTCCCTTCTCGACGACCGTTCCAACCAGGTCGCTCTTCAGCGGGTCTCTCCTGCTGACAACCACCAGATCGCCAACGCTTATCTCGGTCTTTATCTCTCTATCGCGGCCGTATTTCACCAAAAAGTAGCCCAGCTCCTCCCCGACGACCTTCCCGTTGAGTCCCAGAACGGCCCTCCCGACCTTCTCCCTCTCGCGACCGGAAAGACGCTTCATCTCGGCGCGCATCGCCTCTATCTCGGCCTTACGCTCAATCTCAACGAGTACCTTGAGGCGAGAGATGAACTTCTCCAGTTTTTCGTCCATTTTTCCTCCCGATGAGCGAAGAGAAGAGCCGTTTAAAAGGTTGAGGGTGGTCAGCCCATGCGAGTTTCCTCACCGATCGGACGAAACTTCCCTCATCATCCCAGAAGGAGTAGGGAAGAGGGGTTAAAAAGCTAAGCCCTCTCGGAAGAAATCACCGAGACTATGTCCCTGTGGAAGGACCTCAACGCCTTCCAGTGCCGCTCGTCAATCTCGTCGCTCCACGAGACCCTCTTGTAGAACCTTTCCAGGTCGTCAAGCAAGTACTCCAAGTATTCCCTGCGTCCACCCTCCACACCGATGCCGTTGCTCAAGAGCTTGCCCCTCAGAAACGGCATGACCTCCGACGGCCGACCGAGAGCCGCCCAGAAGAGACCTTCCTTCAGGATTTCACCCAACAGCTCCTCAAAACCAAAGCTCCTAACCTTAGCCCTAGAGATGGGTTTGGTACTCCCCCCTCATGGTAATCACCGATTCTAGGAGTGTTCGGGAGTATTTGTGCTTTTTGG
The Thermococcus radiotolerans genome window above contains:
- a CDS encoding ATP-binding protein, producing the protein MRVLDEKFLETFVRRTVDTADKALKKYAFAPNGEKRPERKLLPKLSQEVESFLQGGENRVLVLYGLRGVGKTTMLAQIYFDLLSRVPRERLIYLSLDRLYPLGISLNDFIMAYERLIGERVEEFSAPTFLFIDEAHYDRNFGTTVKALHDSANNLMIIVTGSSSLPLKLDPDLTRRAKKLRVPPLTFTEYLLLKKGVHIPEKLSDALKDAFLTCNFTGIESILGDVLLKFSEKDVEDYLVHGSLPIYLNSENPLEDAYEILRKIIEVDLRYEGLSETTREKALGLLLLMASGESLTYDTITSTLGVSRDAVAKLLEKLEDLEVIFPVRAYGSIGKVARKTPKYKFLASILRSAVLYEFGLFERDSKTMGMLLEDVVAFYLHILAREKRLRLHYDAQKGGADFILSGRKIGVVVEVGWGKKGIRQVLRTMKKTDLNCGVVVHNGKLENKNGVWFVPRELFLLML
- a CDS encoding zinc finger domain-containing protein, with the translated sequence MEAKFEIPVCTSCGKEITPREHATHFVCPNCGEEIIWRCESCRVLSVPYKCPKCGWEGP
- a CDS encoding elongation factor 1-beta, with the protein product MADFNLVGVIKVMPTDPEVNLDELEEKLKAVIPEKFGLAKVEREPIAFGLVALKFYVLGKDAEGYSYDEVTELFRQVENVESAEVETVSRI
- a CDS encoding tetratricopeptide repeat protein codes for the protein MADVKVEWENALAEKNCEKLLELFDDYIDSIESEEELKRELERLGEVSVECEDPYDLLHEIAHVYAHLDDIEAGIGLYRKVAEAKKAEPEEYATALYYLADAYEHFGMPEKAIETYEELLRLEEDVLKNEREIALTLANMAVNYDEMGNTERAIELMERARDIFERLGDEKNHMISLLDLAHFRYELGDYDAAEALINEVLRSPREDEIEINARLVEAEIFAGREEYEKAFRAIRDALVKAINVSDDIFGLVFDTLVDFIEGLFNEGSYGVVAENMESFAELFEDDTAYFFRAIAELARWKAGDEEAKERFDELYSKVENEELRSVLDEWKRPKLSLSLGL
- a CDS encoding anaerobic ribonucleoside triphosphate reductase, giving the protein MEIVKKDVIHEYAGWSSLDVLENANRYPGPTGFFAYVMEEALKESISLVPKEGREAHFSGDVYIHKLPYSLYIPYCTGHSTARLLETGLKTPTIVSRPARHFDTYVDHIANYLITMQHYFSGAQALSSVEWYAGPFIRRENFDRRKIRQQIQRLVYNLNYPSRVGMQTPFTNFTVTLDAPKKMLEGDHAVYAGEKVEALGEYEREAKEFLIALTEILREGDALRQPFTFPIPTLMVTAKMLWDDPEVFEAVFKTASKRGSFYWLNTNVVDPDASYAMCCRLNIDKSEFMYAFGFNAEDTKEQWLKEVERGRFGGLWAMPDVTGSVNVTTVNLPRLALKANGDDDKFWEEYEKVLDVVRATTDWFRERYVRLITSYRHMYSMIHTYLKEFPGSHFNTVGILGLPEAASIYLNEPNLWEEGSRREWMKAAELMKEMVEFATTKAREWMRESGTPWNVEEVPGESAAAKLAIKDLHEFRELEGYLSDPENPIYSTSIAPYYGSLELADRIRVEEKVQRSFTGGVMMHIFLGEEPDPEALAKLTKRLMRTELVYWSYTPAVTVCNECGHSTTGLHTHCPRCGSENVEVWSRIIGYYRPLKNWNPFRKKEFWTRRHYSS
- a CDS encoding anaerobic ribonucleoside-triphosphate reductase activating protein, whose product is MLTSGWKSVSMVDVHGRVTFTLWLCRCNLKCPFCHNWRIAEGLDCFTLDRKALLDELEASSFLVDYFHVTGGEPLMQWRELSSLFAEVKLLDVPVSLNTNLTLIGPLERFLKAGLVDHIATDLKAPPELYGLPEKPAKKLWELFLRGLDVVSDYGVPLELRIPVAKGLNAWPYVEEGIKRASTNFYVVLNPLVGKPLTNPRDEEWCSAHCWPDGEVKELKRKLEELGVEVHVNQFFEFPSGHTGGKIPGRA
- the thsB gene encoding thermosome subunit beta; this translates as MAQLAGQPVVILPEGTQRYVGRDAQRLNILAARIIAETVRTTLGPKGMDKMLVDSLGDIVITNDGATILDEMDIQHPAAKMMVEVAKTQDKEAGDGTTTAVVIAGELLRKAEELLDQNIHPSIVIKGYALAAEKAQEILDEIAKDVDVDDVEMLKKAAVTAITGKAAEEEREYLANIAVEAVKQVAEKVDGTYKVDLDNIKFEKKEGGSVKDTRLIRGVVIDKEVVHPGMPKRIENAKIALINEALEVKETETDAEIRITSPEQLQAFLEQEEKMLREMVEKIKEVGANVVFVQKGIDDLAQHYLAKYGIMAVRRVKKSDMEKLAKATGAKIVTNVRDLTSEDLGEAELVEQRKVAGENMIFVEGCKNPKAVTILIRGGTEHVVDEVERALEDAVKVVKDIVEDGKILAAGGAPEIELSIKLDEYAKEVGGKEALAIENFAEALKVIPRTLAENAGLDPIETLVKVIAAHKEKGPTIGVDVFEGEPADMMERGVIAPVRVTKQAIKSASEAAIMILRIDDVIAASKLEKEKEGKGGSEDFGSDLD
- a CDS encoding DUF1464 family protein; translated protein: MRVIGVDPGTKSFDVIGLEDGRIKLDLTFPSEVVAEDPGRIVKAIEDFNAEVIIGPSGYGVPLKHISELTERDRFEMTLVREEEMKEIPVLLGLQEMVGQMAEKGMNVWFIPGVIHLPTVPEWRKYNKVDMGTADKMAITVLGIYDQAKRLGLECSEVSFVLLEVGFGYNYAGAVKRGKIVDGIGGTIFPGPAYVNSGALDGEVAYLMGRIKKWHLFWGGATVIAANEILPPEEFAKRLDEKPFSKAWEAMKDGFIKAVASELAVVGKAREIILSGRLMRIDELRKDVEDTFEELFEISIVRQRGLEGRAKEAAQGSAIIGDGLAGGQFRELVEHVEIKKSRGSVLDYVKLPLDV
- the taw3 gene encoding tRNA(Phe) 7-((3-amino-3-carboxypropyl)-4-demethylwyosine(37)-N(4))-methyltransferase Taw3 is translated as MFLYTKNFDEQKARAMEGLRRALAEGKVDDDIIPLLDKINSLENYFTTSSCSGRISVMEMPHFGDKVNSVWLGKWHRTVKVEEVLEAIGRHEKGQLWFLIRSPILHVGARTMEDAVKLLNLAIGLGFKYSNIKSVSHKKLLVEIRSTERMDVPLGTDGELWVDEAYIERIVGIANSQVRRFKGKLKRLGEEVEKIENAHQSP